The genomic segment GCTCCCACAGTCACCGTGCAAGAATCATCCCTGGCCCATGTTGGCAACATTGTAAAGAGTGTGCCCTCTGCTGTGTCGCATCACAGTAACAGTGTTGTACATAGCTCAGCCCATGTGGTGGAGGATGTTGTTGCTCCTGCTGTCAAGACCACTTCCTACACCACAAAAACTTGGCCACTCCCGTTGTTGAGACTTATGCTGCCGCAGCTCCTGTAGTGCACACCTATGCTGCTGCCGCTCCTGTGGTTCAAACTtattctgctgctgctgctcccaTTGCCCATACCTATGCTGCTGCTCCTTTGGCTCACACCTATGCTGCTCTGCCAGCCGTTACCAGCTATGCTGCCTCAGCTCCTTTGACCTATACAGCCACTGGAGTTTGGTAAACTGTTTCAGGGATATCCATGGGCTTAGTTTAAGGATAAAGTGTTTCGAAAAATGATTTTGGCGACTGTGA from the Stomoxys calcitrans chromosome 1, idStoCalc2.1, whole genome shotgun sequence genome contains:
- the LOC106094819 gene encoding LOW QUALITY PROTEIN: larval/pupal cuticle protein H1C (The sequence of the model RefSeq protein was modified relative to this genomic sequence to represent the inferred CDS: deleted 2 bases in 1 codon); its protein translation is MFKLVVLSALLAVVAARPGHLETPLYYSAPTVTVQESSLAHVGNIVKSVPSAVSHHSNSVVHSSAHVVEDVVAPAVKHFLHHKNLATPVVETYAAAAPVVHTYAAAAPVVQTYSAAAAPIAHTYAAAPLAHTYAALPAVTSYAASAPLTYTATGVW